One genomic region from Anaerobacillus sp. CMMVII encodes:
- a CDS encoding D-alanyl-D-alanine carboxypeptidase family protein has product MVKQAVIKLNVVIIVLLLLFSISTTTVGAYNFSVSGQAAILMEQESGRVLYEKDAHKQLRIASITKIMTALLAIESGKMDEIVTVSSNAFGTEGSSLYLRLGEKIKLEDLVYGLMLRSGNDSAVAIAEHVGGSLDGFVYLMNEKAKEIGMAKTVFNNPHGLDDHEEHYSTAYDMALLTRYAMKNEQFRVISATKSYRAPQEGENWDRIWQNKNRLLTQLYKYSTGGKTGYTKRAKRTLVSTAAKEDVHLIAVTLNAPSDWQDHMNMFNWGFDSFEVFPVVEEGIIDNLKDNFYKNKVSANYTFEYPVTSEEKQFLSKKITLYNPPKGNEWQENGVPNPVGKITIDLNGTTIGEVPLSFVGEVTIEKKSFWSKLVDLVFLTLGVNKDG; this is encoded by the coding sequence ATGGTCAAACAAGCTGTAATAAAGTTAAACGTCGTCATAATAGTGCTTTTGTTGCTATTTTCAATATCGACAACAACAGTAGGTGCATACAATTTTTCCGTTTCTGGCCAAGCTGCCATTTTAATGGAACAAGAAAGTGGACGAGTGCTTTATGAGAAGGATGCTCATAAACAGTTACGAATTGCGAGTATAACGAAAATTATGACAGCTCTACTTGCAATAGAGTCAGGAAAGATGGATGAAATTGTAACAGTTAGTAGCAATGCTTTTGGAACAGAAGGTTCTTCTCTGTATTTAAGGCTAGGGGAAAAAATAAAACTTGAAGATTTAGTTTATGGGTTAATGCTTCGATCAGGAAACGATTCTGCGGTAGCTATCGCAGAACATGTTGGTGGAAGTTTAGATGGCTTTGTTTATTTAATGAATGAAAAAGCGAAAGAAATTGGAATGGCGAAAACAGTTTTTAATAATCCACACGGATTAGATGACCACGAAGAACATTATTCTACTGCTTACGATATGGCGTTATTAACCCGTTATGCAATGAAAAATGAACAATTTAGAGTGATTTCTGCAACAAAAAGCTACCGTGCCCCACAAGAAGGAGAAAATTGGGATCGTATTTGGCAAAATAAAAACCGCTTGCTTACCCAACTTTACAAGTATTCAACTGGGGGGAAAACAGGTTATACAAAGAGAGCAAAACGTACACTAGTTTCAACAGCGGCCAAAGAAGATGTACATTTAATTGCAGTAACATTAAACGCACCTAGTGACTGGCAAGATCATATGAATATGTTTAATTGGGGATTTGACTCGTTTGAAGTATTCCCCGTTGTCGAAGAAGGGATTATCGATAATCTAAAAGATAATTTCTATAAGAATAAAGTAAGTGCAAACTATACGTTTGAATACCCTGTCACTTCTGAAGAAAAACAGTTTCTCAGCAAAAAAATTACACTTTACAATCCACCAAAAGGAAATGAATGGCAGGAAAATGGTGTTCCGAATCCTGTGGGAAAAATTACAATTGACTTAAATGGAACAACAATCGGGGAGGTACCTTTATCTTTTGTTGGTGAGGTGACGATAGAGAAAAAGAGTTTTTGGTCAAAGTTGGTAGACCTGGTGTTTCTCACTTTGGGAGTGAATAAAGATGGTTAA
- a CDS encoding nucleoside recognition domain-containing protein: MVNIIWMAMLIIGVIFAAINGTMGSVNEAIFKGAQDAVTICIGLISILVFWLGLMRIAQASGLLEGLAKIMRPIATRLFPEVPSNHPAMGYILSNMTANLFGLGNAATPMGIKAMEQLKKLNGDKDSASRSMITLLAINTASITLIPTTVISIRMNYGSANPTEIVGTTLIATFCSTLAAIMIDRFFYYRRVRKGRDL, encoded by the coding sequence ATGGTTAATATCATCTGGATGGCAATGTTAATCATTGGAGTAATATTTGCAGCAATTAATGGAACAATGGGTTCCGTCAACGAAGCTATTTTTAAAGGTGCCCAAGATGCGGTAACGATTTGTATAGGTTTGATTAGCATTCTCGTATTTTGGTTAGGGTTGATGCGAATTGCCCAAGCATCAGGTTTATTAGAAGGATTAGCAAAAATTATGAGACCAATAGCAACTAGATTATTTCCTGAGGTTCCTAGTAATCATCCAGCAATGGGGTATATATTATCAAATATGACTGCAAATCTATTTGGCTTAGGAAATGCTGCAACTCCAATGGGAATCAAAGCAATGGAGCAATTGAAAAAGTTGAACGGGGACAAGGATTCAGCAAGTCGTTCTATGATAACATTACTTGCTATTAATACGGCAAGTATAACCCTGATCCCTACCACTGTGATTTCTATTCGGATGAATTACGGCTCAGCAAATCCCACAGAGATAGTGGGCACTACTTTAATTGCCACTTTCTGTTCGACGCTAGCAGCGATAATGATTGATCGTTTCTTTTATTATCGACGGGTCAGAAAAGGTAGGGATCTGTAA
- a CDS encoding spore maturation protein, translated as MAWISTISIWLIPLLIVLILLYGTIKRVPTYETFVEGAKEGFGMAVSIIPYLVGMLVAISVFRASGAMEFFIDLLRPILHAVGIPTEIVPLAFIRPISGTGALGMTSDLIATYGPDSFIGRLASTMQGSTDTTFYVLTVYFGAVGIKKMGDALKVGLLADIVGIIASIVVVTIVFGVM; from the coding sequence ATGGCTTGGATTAGTACCATCTCAATATGGTTGATACCACTACTTATTGTCTTAATATTATTATATGGGACGATAAAACGAGTTCCTACATATGAAACATTTGTTGAGGGAGCAAAAGAGGGATTTGGTATGGCAGTATCAATTATCCCTTATCTAGTAGGGATGTTAGTTGCAATTTCTGTCTTTCGTGCTTCTGGTGCGATGGAATTTTTCATAGATTTATTGAGACCGATTTTACATGCAGTTGGAATACCAACAGAAATTGTACCATTAGCATTTATTCGTCCCATTTCAGGTACAGGAGCATTAGGAATGACCTCGGATTTAATTGCTACTTATGGTCCTGATTCCTTTATTGGAAGATTAGCTTCAACTATGCAAGGTAGCACTGATACGACTTTTTATGTATTAACGGTATACTTTGGAGCGGTAGGAATTAAAAAGATGGGTGATGCCCTAAAAGTAGGATTGCTAGCAGACATTGTAGGGATTATCGCCTCTATTGTTGTTGTAACTATTGTTTTTGGTGTAATGTAA
- a CDS encoding pseudouridine synthase translates to MERLQKVIAQAGVASRRKAEELITEGRVTVNGEVVTELGTKVTPRKDKVEVNGVPIDREQPVYYMLYKPTGVISSVSDDKGRKVVTDFFNNEHRLFPVGRLDYDTSGLLLLTNDGEFANLLMHPKYKISKMYVAKVQGVPSREKLKQLEKGIMLEDGKTAPARVKFVSGNPKTGTSIIEITIHEGRNRQVRRMFEAIGHPVLKLKREMYGFLTLKGLNTGEARELRPHEIKQLRELAEKNKYI, encoded by the coding sequence ATGGAACGTTTACAAAAAGTTATTGCCCAAGCAGGGGTTGCTTCAAGGAGAAAAGCAGAAGAGTTAATCACTGAAGGGAGAGTTACAGTGAATGGCGAGGTAGTTACTGAGTTAGGGACGAAGGTAACACCAAGAAAAGATAAGGTGGAAGTTAATGGTGTACCTATTGATAGAGAACAACCGGTGTATTATATGCTATACAAACCAACTGGCGTAATTTCGAGTGTGAGTGATGACAAGGGTCGCAAAGTCGTAACAGACTTTTTTAATAATGAGCACCGACTCTTTCCAGTAGGAAGACTAGATTATGATACGTCAGGACTACTGTTACTAACAAATGATGGTGAATTCGCAAATTTACTAATGCATCCCAAATATAAAATATCAAAGATGTATGTAGCTAAGGTTCAAGGTGTACCTAGCCGTGAGAAACTTAAGCAGCTTGAAAAAGGGATCATGCTCGAGGATGGAAAAACAGCACCAGCCAGAGTTAAGTTTGTTTCTGGAAATCCGAAAACAGGGACTTCAATTATTGAAATTACTATCCATGAAGGCAGAAATCGCCAAGTTCGACGGATGTTTGAGGCAATCGGTCACCCTGTATTAAAACTAAAGCGCGAAATGTATGGATTTTTAACTTTGAAAGGCTTAAATACTGGTGAAGCCAGAGAATTAAGGCCACATGAAATAAAACAGTTACGAGAATTAGCAGAAAAAAACAAGTACATTTAA
- the resA gene encoding thiol-disulfide oxidoreductase ResA, translated as MKNRRFITRLIVLLGISAALGYTFYTSFLNQKDIVSVGDKAPNFVLTDLEGNEVELADLKGKGVFLNFWATVCPPCRDEMPYMEKSYQEYKDQGIVILAVNFDEAPLAIERFVQRYGLTFPILLDKGVQVSQVYGVRELPATFLIDENGIVIERRIGGLTEQMVENYVQKILPTSQ; from the coding sequence ATGAAAAATCGTCGCTTTATTACCCGTCTCATCGTACTTCTTGGGATATCGGCTGCTTTAGGTTATACGTTCTATACAAGTTTTTTAAATCAAAAAGACATTGTTAGTGTCGGGGACAAAGCCCCTAATTTTGTATTAACAGATTTAGAGGGAAATGAAGTTGAATTAGCTGATTTAAAAGGAAAAGGGGTCTTTTTGAATTTTTGGGCTACCGTTTGTCCCCCGTGTCGTGATGAAATGCCTTATATGGAAAAAAGCTACCAAGAATATAAAGACCAAGGCATTGTTATTCTTGCTGTAAACTTTGATGAAGCACCATTAGCAATCGAGAGATTCGTTCAACGTTATGGTTTAACGTTTCCGATTCTATTGGATAAAGGTGTACAAGTTAGCCAAGTTTACGGTGTTCGAGAATTACCTGCAACTTTTCTAATAGATGAAAACGGAATTGTTATTGAACGTAGGATTGGTGGCTTAACAGAACAAATGGTAGAAAACTATGTTCAAAAAATCCTTCCAACTTCCCAATGA
- the ccsB gene encoding c-type cytochrome biogenesis protein CcsB: protein MAQLSSNLLLIAFFLYLGATIFFAVSLTGKKFKDKTGEENNKSGKLGYLTSIVALIFALGYFVTRWIAAGHAPVSNLFEYTTFFGIMMSLAFVIIYPIYKLNVLGFFSMPVVMLIIAYASMFPSEISPLIPALQSYWLKIHVITTALGQGILAIGFAGGLIYLLRVIDFKKNDKQVKAIEFVMYSLISVIGFILITSTFNALDYEAQFSYVNEKGIETEMVYNLPAFVGPNESVLLTEGRMSPFFNVHPNIKSGDLNTVIWSLLTGLVLYYLIRLLTRRKVGQLFQPLLRGVSPQAADEISYRAIAIGFPIFTLGGLIFAMIWAQIAWTRFWAWDPKEVWALITFLFYAAYLHLRLSRGWHGDKSAWLCVIGFAIIMFNLIFVNLVIAGLHSYA from the coding sequence GTGGCTCAGTTAAGTAGTAATTTATTATTAATAGCTTTTTTCTTATATTTGGGTGCTACTATCTTTTTTGCAGTTTCTTTAACAGGAAAGAAGTTTAAGGATAAAACGGGTGAAGAAAATAATAAATCAGGAAAATTAGGTTATTTAACCTCCATTGTGGCATTAATATTTGCACTTGGTTATTTTGTAACACGTTGGATTGCCGCAGGACATGCACCTGTTAGTAATTTGTTTGAATACACAACCTTTTTTGGGATTATGATGTCGCTTGCTTTTGTCATTATTTATCCTATTTATAAGTTAAATGTACTTGGTTTTTTCTCAATGCCTGTTGTCATGCTAATTATTGCATATGCATCAATGTTTCCAAGTGAGATTTCGCCGTTAATTCCGGCTTTACAAAGTTATTGGTTAAAAATTCACGTTATTACAACAGCGTTAGGTCAAGGTATCTTAGCAATTGGTTTTGCTGGAGGATTAATTTATCTTTTAAGAGTTATTGATTTTAAAAAGAATGACAAGCAAGTAAAAGCGATTGAATTTGTGATGTATTCACTAATCAGCGTGATTGGTTTTATTTTAATTACATCTACTTTCAATGCCTTAGACTATGAAGCTCAATTTTCTTATGTTAATGAAAAAGGAATAGAAACTGAAATGGTCTATAACTTACCAGCATTTGTTGGACCAAATGAAAGTGTGTTGCTAACTGAGGGGAGAATGTCACCTTTCTTTAATGTTCATCCGAACATTAAGAGTGGTGATTTAAATACAGTTATATGGTCATTATTAACAGGATTAGTATTGTACTACTTAATTAGACTTTTAACGCGTAGAAAAGTAGGACAATTATTTCAACCATTATTGCGTGGAGTTAGTCCACAAGCAGCCGACGAAATTAGTTATCGAGCAATTGCAATTGGGTTCCCTATTTTCACATTAGGTGGATTAATCTTTGCGATGATCTGGGCACAAATTGCATGGACTAGGTTTTGGGCTTGGGATCCCAAAGAAGTTTGGGCGTTAATCACATTTTTATTCTACGCCGCTTATCTTCACTTACGTTTGTCACGAGGATGGCATGGTGACAAGTCGGCTTGGTTATGTGTAATTGGTTTTGCAATTATCATGTTTAATCTAATTTTTGTGAATTTAGTCATTGCGGGGTTACATTCTTACGCATAA
- a CDS encoding response regulator transcription factor: MAKEAKILVVDDEERIRRLLKMYLEREDYEVEDAENGEIALHMAVENNYDLILLDIMMPGMDGIEVCQEIRKSKATPIIMLTAKGEEANRVQGFEAGTDDYIVKPFSPREVVLRVKALLRRSSSTKFLQTETSSKDVLVFPHLTIDNDAHRVTVDGSEISLTPKEYELLFYLAQSPDKVFAREQLLKDVWNYEFFGDLRTVDTHIKRLREKLNKISPEAAAMISTVWGVGYKFEAVKE; the protein is encoded by the coding sequence ATGGCAAAGGAAGCAAAAATTTTGGTTGTTGATGACGAGGAACGTATCCGTCGTCTTTTAAAAATGTATCTAGAAAGAGAAGACTATGAAGTTGAAGATGCTGAAAATGGTGAAATTGCACTTCATATGGCTGTTGAAAATAATTATGACCTAATTTTATTAGATATCATGATGCCAGGTATGGATGGAATTGAAGTTTGTCAGGAAATTAGAAAGTCAAAAGCGACACCGATTATAATGCTCACCGCTAAAGGTGAGGAAGCAAATCGTGTTCAAGGTTTTGAAGCAGGAACTGACGATTATATTGTTAAACCCTTCAGCCCTAGAGAAGTTGTTTTACGTGTAAAAGCACTGCTAAGAAGATCATCTTCAACAAAGTTCTTACAAACAGAAACTTCATCAAAAGATGTGTTAGTTTTCCCACATTTAACAATTGATAATGATGCACATCGAGTAACTGTTGATGGATCTGAAATTAGTTTAACGCCGAAAGAATATGAGTTATTATTTTATTTAGCGCAATCACCAGATAAAGTTTTTGCCCGTGAACAATTATTAAAAGATGTTTGGAATTATGAATTTTTTGGAGATTTACGTACTGTGGATACCCATATTAAGCGTCTCCGTGAGAAGTTAAACAAAATTTCTCCAGAAGCAGCAGCAATGATTTCAACTGTATGGGGTGTTGGTTATAAGTTTGAGGCAGTGAAAGAGTAA